The genomic DNA CCGCGACCGCGGGCCCCGCCGCGACCGCGACCGCGACCGCGGCCCGCGCCGGGAGCGCCGTGACGCGTAGCTCCTCCGGCGACGGGGCTTCGGCCTCCGGCTCGTCCGTCGCCAGAACGGAATTCGAGTCAGGCCTTCGCGTGGTCACCGAGCGGATGCCGGGCGTCCGCTCCGTGACGTTCGGGATCTGGGTGACCACGGGGTCCCGGGACGAGCGCCCCGAGATCGCCGGCTCCTCCCACTTCCTCGAGCACCTGCTGTTCAAGGGGACGAAGTCGAGGTCGGCCCGGGACATCGCGGAGGCGTTCGACGCCGTGGGCGGGGACTTCAACGCCTTCACGTCCAAGGAGACCACCTGCTACTACGCGCGGGTGCTGGATCGCGACCTCCCCATGGCGGTCGACCTGATGTGCGACATGCTCCAGCACTCGCTGGTGCGGCAGGCGGACTTCGAGGCGGAGCGCCAGGTGATCCTCGAGGAGATCAACATGCACGAGGACACCCCCGACGACCTCATCCACGACCTGTTCACCGAGACCCTGTGGGCGGGCCATCCGCTGGGGCGGCCCGTGCTCGGCACCGTCAAGAGCATCACCGAGATGAAGCGTGACCAGGTGCATCGGTTCTACCGCCGCAACTACGGGCCGGCGAACTTCGTGATCTCCGCGGCCGGGAACCTGGAGCAGGACCAGCTGGTCCGCGAGGTCCGCAAGCACATGGACACCGGGCGCATCCGCTCGCGAGGGCCGGCGGCGTGGTCGATCCGCCAGGCCGACCGGCCGCCCACGCCGTCGGGGGCCCGGCTGGTCCGCACGCGCCAGACCGAGCAGGCCCACATCGTCACCGGCACCAACGGGCTGTCCCGAAGCGATCCCGACCGGTTCGCGTTCGGCGTGGTGAACGGCGCGGTCGGCGGCGGGATGTCCTCGCGGCTGTTCCAGGAGATCCGGGAGAAGCGCGGCCTGGCCTACTCGGTGTTCAGCTACCACACCATGTACGCCGAGACCGGGATGTTCGCCGTCTACGCCGGGACCACGCCGTCGCGGGCGGAGGAGGTGCTGTCGATCGTGCGGCGCGAGCTCGACGACGTGGCGGAACGGGGGCTGACCCAGGACGAGTTCGACCGGGCCAAGGGCCACATGAAGGGCGCGCTGGTGCTGTCGCTCGAGGACACCAGCGGGCGGATGTCGCGCCTGGGGAAGTCCGAGATCGGGCACGGCGAGATCCTGACCGTGGACGAGATCCTGGAACGCATCGACTCGGTCACGCCGGACGACGCCCGTCGGGCCGCCGAGCGTGTGCTGAACCAGCCGTTCTCGCTCACGGTGCTGGGGCCGTTTCCCGAGGACGCGTTCGGGGGGAGCGATCCCGTGGCCGAGGCGTCGGTGGCGGCCCATCACGCCGGTGCGGGAAGCGCCCGGTGATCCGGGTCGGGGTGATCGGCGCGGCCGGCCGGATGGGCCGGATGGTGTGCCGGGCCGTGGCGGAGGACCCGGACATGGCGCTGGTGGCGGGCCTGGACCGCTCGCACACCGGGGAGTCGGTAGGCGAGGTCGCGGGCGTCTCGGGCTCCGACGTCCGGGTGTCCGACGACGCCCAGATCCTGCTCCAGGCCGACACGGAGGTGGCGGTGGACTTCACCCACCCCTCCGTGGTGATGGACGACGTCCGGTGGGCCGTCGACCACGCCATGCACATCGTGGTGGGGACCACGGGAGTCACCGAGGACGATCTGGCGGAGATCGAGCAGCTCCTGGAGAAGGGCGGCGACGAGTCGAACGTGATCGTGGCGCCGAACTTCGCCATCGGGGCGGTGCTGGCCCAGCGGTTCGCCGCCGAGGCCGCCCGGTACCTACCGGCCGCGGAGATCATCGAGCTGCACCACGAGGGCAAGGCCGACGCGCCCTCGGGGACGGCGCTGGCCACTGCCCGCCGGATCGTCCATGAGCGTGCCCAGGCGTACCGAGGCCCCGACACCGAGACCGTGCCCGGCTCGCGCGGCGGGGACGTGGAGGGCGTTCGCATCCACTCGGTTCGGCTTCCCGGCCTGGTCGCGCACCAGGAGGTGATCCTGGGCGGCACCGGGCAGATCCTGACCATCCGGCACGACTCGCTTGACCGGAGCTCGTTCATGCCGGGCGTGCTCATAGCCATCCGTGAGATCGTCCGCCGCCCCGGGCTGACCGTGGGGCTGGAGCAGCTGCTGGAAGGCTCCGCGCAGCGGTGACCCGCCGGCTCGCCGCCGTCTTCGCCCATCCCGACGACGACACCTTCGGCGTGGGTGGGACGCTCGCCCTCAACGCCGGGAAGGACCTCGAGGTCATGACGGTCCTGGCCACGAGCGGCGAGGCCGGCCCCATCGCCGATCCGGCCCTGGCCACCAGGGAGAACCTGGGGCCCGTTCGGGAAGTGGAAGCCCGCGAGTCCTACCGGGTCCTCGGGTTCCCCGACGTCCGCTTGGAGTTCCTGCGATACGCGGACGGCGGCCTGGCCGGCGTCGAGCGTGACGAGCTGGTGGACCGGGTGGCGTCGCTGCTGGTGGAGTTCGGTCCCGATGTGGTGGTGACGTTCGGGCCCGAGGGCGTGACCAAGCACGAGGACCACGTGACCATGCACCACGTCGGCACCGAGGCGTTCCACCGGGCTCGCGAACGGGCCGGCGGGAAGGGGTTCCGGCGGCTGCTCAACGTGGCCATCCCCACCAGCCGGATCGAAGCCTTCCGGGAGATGCAGCGCGCGGCCGGGATGGAGCCGTTCAATCCCGAGGACCCGTTCATGCCCAGGGGCGTCCCCGACGAGACCATCGGCCTGGTGGTGGATTGCAGCTCGGTGTGGCGCACCGTGTACGAGGCGCTCCGGGCCCACCGGACCCAGGCCGAGGAGATCGAGGCGTTCCCCGAGGCGGCGCTCCCGGAGATCTTCGGGACGGAGAGCTACATCGTGGCCTGGCCGCTCCGAGAGCCCGGCGACCCCGTGCTCACCGACGTGTTCCAGGGCCTGCTGGGCTAGGACTCGGACCCGGCCGGGCTTCGTTCGCCGCCGGCTCGGCGGCGTGCCGCCGCCCCAGGGCCAGCGACGTCGCTGCACCGGCCAGGCAGATGAGGGCGGTGATCAAGAAGATCTCCCGGTACTCGGTGTGCAGCGCGGCGTCCACCGCTCGCTGGTAGGCGGCCAGGCGTCGCTGGAACACCTGCGGATCGACGCCGAACGGCAAGGGTGTGTTCAGCGTGCCGGTGAGCTGATGGAACCGGTGCAGGCCCCACGCGGCCAGGGCGGCCACCCCCACCAGCATGCCCATCATCCTCGCCACCACGACGGCGGCGGAGGCCACGCCACCTTGCTCCGCCGACGACGCCCGCAACGCCACGGACGCCACCGGCGCGATGACCAGGCCGAGGCCGAAGCCCGCCAGGGCCAGGTCCACGTCCACCCGGGGAAGCGAGAGCGGCCCCAGGTCGTGGCGGGCCGCCAGGGCATGGATCGGCCATCCCGCCACCAGCCAGTAAGCGACGGCAGACAGGACCAGTCCGGTCGCGGCGACGGCCCGCTCGCCCAGGCGGGAGGCGGCCAGGCCGCCCAGGATCGCTCCCACGGGAAGGGCCACCAGGAACCGGCTCAGCACCAGCGCCCCGCCCGTGGAGCTCTTCCCGAGCAGGGTCTCAGCCACCAGCGGGACGTCCACCAGCGTGACCATGAGCGCGGCACCCGCCAGGAAGCTGGTGGCCAGCGACGCGGCCAGCGGTCCCGCCCGGAGGCCCGCCCTGTCCAGCAGCGGCGTCGGCGTGCGCGCTTCCCACAGGGCGAACACCACCAGTCCGATCACGCCGCCCCCGACGACCCACGGCCCCCACGAGGGCAGGACGCCGGTCTCCGGATCGGGGTTGTACAGCCCGGTGATCAGCAGGGCCAGGGCGATGGCCAGGATGGACCCGCCGACCACGTCGACCCTCGAGGCCTGGTCCGGCCCGGGCTGGCCCCGCCCGGCGCTGTCCCGGGCCCGCCGCCCGCCGGGGACGGCCCAGGCGATGGCGACCGCAGCAATGGCCGCCAGCGGGACGTTCAGCCAGAAGAGTCCCCGCCACCCGATGAGCGCGGCGACTCCGGCACCGTACAGGGGGCCGAGCACGCTTCCAAGCTCCTGGGCCGCCCCCACGGCACCCAGCGCGACCGGACGGTGCCGGACCGCCCACAGGTCGCCGACCAGGGCGAACGTCACCGGCAGCAGCGCGCCTCCGGCCGCCCCCTGGACCAGCCGGCCGATCACCAGCACCGCCAGCCCCGGCGCCGTCGCCGACACCACCGACCCGACGGCGAACCCGGCCAGGCACCCGTGGATGACCGTCCGGCGGCCCACCCGGTCGGAAAGCTGGCCCAGCAGCGGCATGGCCGCCACGTATCCGAGGAGGTAGCCGGTGACGATGGGCGTGGCCCGCTCGAGGTGGTTGATGGGGATGCCGAGGTCCCGGA from Actinomycetota bacterium includes the following:
- the dapB gene encoding 4-hydroxy-tetrahydrodipicolinate reductase, with the protein product MGRMVCRAVAEDPDMALVAGLDRSHTGESVGEVAGVSGSDVRVSDDAQILLQADTEVAVDFTHPSVVMDDVRWAVDHAMHIVVGTTGVTEDDLAEIEQLLEKGGDESNVIVAPNFAIGAVLAQRFAAEAARYLPAAEIIELHHEGKADAPSGTALATARRIVHERAQAYRGPDTETVPGSRGGDVEGVRIHSVRLPGLVAHQEVILGGTGQILTIRHDSLDRSSFMPGVLIAIREIVRRPGLTVGLEQLLEGSAQR
- a CDS encoding PIG-L family deacetylase, producing the protein MTRRLAAVFAHPDDDTFGVGGTLALNAGKDLEVMTVLATSGEAGPIADPALATRENLGPVREVEARESYRVLGFPDVRLEFLRYADGGLAGVERDELVDRVASLLVEFGPDVVVTFGPEGVTKHEDHVTMHHVGTEAFHRARERAGGKGFRRLLNVAIPTSRIEAFREMQRAAGMEPFNPEDPFMPRGVPDETIGLVVDCSSVWRTVYEALRAHRTQAEEIEAFPEAALPEIFGTESYIVAWPLREPGDPVLTDVFQGLLG
- a CDS encoding MFS transporter; this translates as MAAGIAGAAVLLAALDAYVVVTILVTIVRDLGIPINHLERATPIVTGYLLGYVAAMPLLGQLSDRVGRRTVIHGCLAGFAVGSVVSATAPGLAVLVIGRLVQGAAGGALLPVTFALVGDLWAVRHRPVALGAVGAAQELGSVLGPLYGAGVAALIGWRGLFWLNVPLAAIAAVAIAWAVPGGRRARDSAGRGQPGPDQASRVDVVGGSILAIALALLITGLYNPDPETGVLPSWGPWVVGGGVIGLVVFALWEARTPTPLLDRAGLRAGPLAASLATSFLAGAALMVTLVDVPLVAETLLGKSSTGGALVLSRFLVALPVGAILGGLAASRLGERAVAATGLVLSAVAYWLVAGWPIHALAARHDLGPLSLPRVDVDLALAGFGLGLVIAPVASVALRASSAEQGGVASAAVVVARMMGMLVGVAALAAWGLHRFHQLTGTLNTPLPFGVDPQVFQRRLAAYQRAVDAALHTEYREIFLITALICLAGAATSLALGRRHAAEPAANEARPGPSPSPAGPGTRR
- a CDS encoding insulinase family protein, which gives rise to MVTERMPGVRSVTFGIWVTTGSRDERPEIAGSSHFLEHLLFKGTKSRSARDIAEAFDAVGGDFNAFTSKETTCYYARVLDRDLPMAVDLMCDMLQHSLVRQADFEAERQVILEEINMHEDTPDDLIHDLFTETLWAGHPLGRPVLGTVKSITEMKRDQVHRFYRRNYGPANFVISAAGNLEQDQLVREVRKHMDTGRIRSRGPAAWSIRQADRPPTPSGARLVRTRQTEQAHIVTGTNGLSRSDPDRFAFGVVNGAVGGGMSSRLFQEIREKRGLAYSVFSYHTMYAETGMFAVYAGTTPSRAEEVLSIVRRELDDVAERGLTQDEFDRAKGHMKGALVLSLEDTSGRMSRLGKSEIGHGEILTVDEILERIDSVTPDDARRAAERVLNQPFSLTVLGPFPEDAFGGSDPVAEASVAAHHAGAGSAR